In Phormidium yuhuli AB48, one genomic interval encodes:
- a CDS encoding two-partner secretion domain-containing protein, translating into MAIAPTVPIQAQVIPDGSLGNEGSVTTPTETGVQIDGGAVRGDNLFHSFQEFSIPTNSEAFFNNPDVANIFSRVTGGSISDIDGVLRANGTANLFLLNPNGIIFGPNARLDIGGSFVASTANSLVFENGLEFSASDAGDSAPLLSVNVPLGVQLNNHPGSIEATGAILNVSEGESIALVGGEISLEDVEINAAAGRIDLVGVGEAGQVSFEVGDVNSGFPSFGVPAELSRASVSLDEANLNVAGVVGGEIGIQALDIEMRDSVLGGGISRGLGFEGGESGNIELDAMGDITISDGGIGNLVREGSIGNAGDINLSADNIELNNGAQLDSSTLGEGNTGSVTLRAGDSIVISGANSDDFRSAIFNQVTETGQGDAGSISLIGEVIEISEGAFLSSSTFGEGDGGSVMIEAGDTAILSDGDVFSNVEETARGDAGNIRVIGNRVEVLDGAQLISNTLGVGNASRIDIQGTETIIFSGENSEGFVSGAFSRIRETGQGDAGEINLRANHIEISNGAELSSSTFGEGNAGNVTIEASDVARFSNANVFSSIGETGRGNAGNIRVIGNRVEVLDGAQLISDTSGQGNAGRIDIQGTETIIFSGENSEGFVSGAFSRIRETGQGDAGEISLRGNSIEVRDRARLSSSTFGEGDAGNVIIEAGDTVRFLNDGTVFSNVAETGQGNAGNIRVIGNRVEVRDGAQLVSNTRGQGNAGRINIQGTEAIIFSGENAEGLPSAAFSRLRETGQGDAGEINLRANHVEINNGAQLSSSTFGEGNAGNITIEAGDTVRFLNDGTVFSDVAETGQGNAGSIRVIANRVEVLDGAQFSSSTLGQGSAGRIDIQGTEAIIFSGENAEGFPSAAFSRVRETGQGNAGEINLRANHVEISNGARLSSSTFGEGDAGNVIIASDTARLSSSEVLVEVEESGQGNGGDIRIIADRLFMEDGARLNSSTLGEGNAGTVTIEASGAVLFSNSFAASIVGENTRGNSGGVSIIASHLEVRDGAALISSTLGQGDAGTIRIEVGNVVFSNGFVFSTVQEKGQGNAGDISIISNTLEMRDRSQLNSSTFGEGNAGTVRVEARDTISFSGLSSREIPLGIFSAVEETGRGNAGGVSIRANTVEMNDGAQLNSSTFGQGNAGTVTIEANDRVILSGLNNPEGLATGAFSAVGDTGEGNAGDVIILANSLEMRDGAQLNVNTLGQGNAGTVRVEANDQVILSGLNNPEEVVTGVVSAVGENARGNAGGVSILTGSLEMRDGAQLNSVTLGQGNAGTVRVEASDRVIFSGVNSEGQPSAGLTSVGETGQGDAGGVSILANTLELRDGAILDSSTLGQGNAGTVSIEVSETLLLSNGLIMSGVVEQGRGNAGNITVVADRLEVHDGLLISSSTNQGDAGTITVEVRDSAIFSGFYTDLSGPEPEVWPSGLYSTIEETGQGNAGGVNLIAGTVELRDGARLSSSNNATSNANNFTAGDVFVQADRLHLSDRADISANTGGRGGNIRLNTGTTILRRGSSLQTNAEGDFPGGNIIIDTDALVALENSDITANALNAAGGRVMINSQGIFGTEFRDELTPESDITATSELGAEFSGSVELNTPEVDTTTGLVDLSANPLDVAALLDTDPCRGGRESEFYVTGRGGLPPNPDGSLATETTWVDWRSLDDRPSNRAQSHREETAPLVEAQGWHVTGEGAVVLSAESPDGSATPPQETPAHCSPLTSTP; encoded by the coding sequence ATGGCGATCGCGCCTACCGTCCCAATTCAAGCTCAAGTTATCCCCGATGGCAGTTTAGGCAATGAAGGTTCGGTGACCACGCCTACGGAAACCGGGGTTCAAATCGACGGCGGGGCCGTACGAGGGGATAATCTCTTCCACAGTTTCCAGGAATTTTCCATCCCCACCAACAGCGAAGCCTTTTTCAACAATCCCGATGTCGCCAACATCTTTAGCCGCGTCACCGGCGGCTCAATTTCCGACATCGATGGTGTCTTGCGGGCCAACGGAACCGCTAACTTATTTTTACTCAACCCCAACGGCATTATCTTCGGTCCCAATGCTCGTTTAGACATCGGCGGTTCCTTTGTCGCCAGTACAGCCAACAGTCTGGTTTTTGAGAATGGCTTGGAGTTTAGTGCCAGTGATGCTGGAGATTCAGCCCCCCTATTGAGCGTGAATGTACCCTTAGGGGTGCAACTTAATAATCATCCCGGCAGTATTGAAGCCACCGGGGCAATTCTCAATGTATCTGAGGGAGAATCTATTGCGCTGGTGGGTGGGGAGATTAGCCTAGAGGATGTTGAAATCAATGCAGCGGCTGGACGAATTGACCTCGTAGGAGTGGGGGAAGCGGGACAAGTCAGCTTTGAGGTGGGTGATGTCAACTCGGGATTTCCGTCCTTCGGGGTTCCCGCCGAACTGAGTCGCGCCTCAGTGTCGTTGGATGAGGCGAATCTGAATGTAGCCGGAGTTGTGGGGGGAGAGATTGGGATTCAGGCGTTGGATATCGAGATGCGGGATAGCGTTTTAGGCGGGGGAATTTCTCGCGGACTTGGGTTTGAGGGCGGCGAGTCGGGAAATATTGAGTTGGATGCGATGGGTGATATCACTATCTCAGATGGTGGGATAGGAAATTTAGTTAGAGAAGGCTCGATTGGTAACGCTGGTGATATCAACTTGAGTGCAGATAATATTGAATTAAATAACGGCGCTCAGTTAGATTCTAGTACCTTGGGGGAGGGAAATACAGGCTCAGTGACCCTTCGTGCTGGTGATAGCATTGTCATCTCAGGGGCAAATTCTGATGACTTTCGTAGTGCGATTTTCAACCAAGTTACGGAAACTGGGCAAGGTGATGCGGGCAGTATTAGTCTCATCGGTGAGGTTATCGAGATAAGTGAAGGTGCATTTTTGTCTTCCAGTACCTTCGGGGAAGGAGATGGAGGAAGCGTCATGATTGAAGCTGGTGATACTGCTATTTTGTCGGATGGGGATGTGTTTAGCAATGTCGAAGAAACAGCACGGGGAGATGCAGGCAACATCAGAGTCATTGGCAACCGAGTAGAAGTTTTAGATGGTGCTCAGTTGATTTCTAATACATTAGGGGTTGGCAATGCTAGCAGGATAGACATTCAGGGGACCGAAACGATTATCTTTTCCGGAGAAAATTCGGAAGGTTTTGTAAGTGGAGCTTTTAGCCGTATTCGAGAAACCGGGCAAGGAGATGCCGGTGAGATTAACCTGCGGGCTAACCATATAGAGATAAGCAATGGGGCAGAATTATCTTCGAGTACCTTCGGTGAGGGGAATGCAGGAAACGTCACCATAGAAGCGAGTGATGTCGCACGATTTTCAAACGCTAATGTCTTTAGCAGCATAGGAGAAACAGGACGGGGAAATGCAGGTAACATTAGAGTCATTGGCAATCGAGTAGAAGTTTTAGATGGCGCTCAGTTAATTTCTGATACATCGGGTCAAGGGAATGCCGGCAGGATAGACATCCAGGGGACCGAAACGATTATCTTTTCCGGAGAAAATTCGGAAGGTTTTGTAAGTGGAGCTTTTAGCCGTATTCGAGAAACCGGGCAAGGAGATGCCGGTGAAATTAGCCTACGTGGTAACTCTATCGAGGTGCGCGATCGGGCAAGATTATCTTCGAGTACCTTTGGGGAGGGAGATGCGGGAAACGTCATCATAGAGGCTGGTGACACAGTACGATTCTTGAATGATGGAACTGTCTTTAGCAATGTAGCAGAAACAGGACAAGGAAATGCGGGAAACATCAGAGTCATTGGCAATCGAGTAGAGGTTCGAGATGGCGCTCAGTTAGTTTCTAATACACGAGGTCAAGGGAATGCCGGGAGGATAAACATCCAGGGGACTGAAGCGATTATCTTTTCGGGAGAAAATGCGGAAGGTTTGCCGAGTGCTGCCTTCAGCCGTCTTCGAGAAACCGGACAAGGAGATGCCGGTGAGATTAACCTGCGGGCTAACCATGTAGAGATAAATAATGGGGCGCAATTATCTTCGAGTACCTTCGGTGAGGGGAATGCAGGAAACATCACCATAGAAGCTGGTGACACAGTACGATTTTTGAATGACGGAACTGTCTTTAGCGATGTAGCAGAAACAGGACAAGGAAATGCGGGCAGCATCAGAGTCATTGCTAACCGAGTGGAAGTTTTAGATGGCGCTCAATTCAGTTCGAGTACATTGGGGCAAGGGAGTGCCGGCAGGATAGACATCCAGGGGACTGAAGCGATTATCTTTTCGGGAGAAAATGCGGAAGGTTTTCCGAGTGCTGCCTTTAGCCGTGTTCGAGAAACAGGGCAAGGAAATGCCGGTGAGATTAACCTGCGGGCTAATCATGTAGAGATAAGTAATGGGGCGCGATTATCTTCGAGTACTTTCGGCGAAGGAGACGCGGGAAACGTCATAATAGCAAGTGACACGGCGCGATTGTCGAGTTCTGAGGTCCTTGTCGAGGTAGAGGAAAGCGGACAAGGAAACGGAGGGGATATCCGAATTATTGCAGATAGGCTGTTTATGGAAGATGGCGCTCGGTTAAATTCCAGTACCTTGGGTGAAGGAAATGCAGGGACTGTCACCATTGAGGCAAGTGGTGCAGTTCTCTTCTCAAATAGTTTTGCGGCAAGCATAGTAGGAGAAAATACACGAGGGAATTCGGGAGGAGTTAGTATTATTGCTAGTCATCTAGAAGTACGAGACGGGGCAGCCTTGATTTCCAGCACCTTGGGTCAAGGGGATGCTGGAACGATTAGAATTGAGGTGGGTAATGTAGTATTCTCTAACGGTTTTGTCTTTAGTACCGTCCAAGAAAAGGGACAAGGTAATGCTGGGGATATTAGTATTATTTCCAATACCCTAGAAATGCGAGATAGATCTCAATTAAATTCAAGTACATTTGGGGAAGGAAATGCAGGAACCGTTAGAGTTGAAGCGAGGGACACTATAAGCTTTTCGGGGTTAAGCTCTCGGGAAATTCCCCTGGGTATTTTTAGTGCTGTAGAAGAAACAGGACGGGGAAATGCTGGAGGTGTGAGTATCCGGGCTAATACCGTGGAAATGAATGATGGTGCTCAGCTAAATTCAAGTACTTTTGGACAGGGAAATGCGGGGACGGTGACCATTGAAGCCAATGATAGAGTTATCTTATCGGGACTTAATAATCCTGAGGGATTGGCCACGGGGGCTTTCAGCGCTGTTGGAGACACGGGAGAAGGTAATGCAGGAGATGTGATAATCCTTGCTAACAGTCTGGAAATGCGAGATGGCGCTCAGCTCAATGTCAATACCTTAGGTCAAGGCAATGCGGGAACCGTAAGAGTTGAAGCTAATGATCAAGTTATATTATCGGGACTTAACAATCCCGAGGAAGTGGTCACCGGTGTTGTCAGTGCTGTTGGAGAAAACGCACGAGGAAATGCCGGAGGTGTGAGTATTTTGACTGGCAGTCTGGAAATGCGAGATGGCGCTCAGTTAAACTCAGTTACATTGGGTCAAGGCAATGCGGGAACCGTAAGAGTTGAAGCCAGCGATAGGGTAATTTTCTCAGGAGTGAATTCTGAAGGACAACCCAGTGCAGGCTTGACCAGCGTGGGCGAAACAGGGCAAGGGGATGCGGGAGGCGTTAGCATTCTTGCCAACACTTTAGAACTCCGAGATGGGGCCATACTAGATTCAAGTACCTTGGGTCAAGGAAATGCAGGAACAGTCTCGATTGAGGTAAGTGAGACATTATTGTTATCAAACGGCTTGATCATGAGCGGTGTAGTAGAACAGGGACGCGGCAATGCCGGCAATATCACTGTTGTTGCTGACCGGTTAGAAGTTCATGATGGTTTGTTAATATCCAGTAGCACGAATCAAGGAGATGCGGGAACGATAACAGTTGAAGTCCGAGACAGTGCCATCTTTTCAGGCTTTTATACCGACCTTTCCGGCCCGGAACCTGAGGTCTGGCCGAGTGGTTTATACAGCACCATTGAAGAAACCGGACAAGGGAATGCCGGAGGCGTGAATCTCATCGCCGGAACCGTGGAACTGCGAGATGGGGCGCGATTATCCTCCAGTAATAACGCCACATCTAATGCCAATAACTTTACAGCGGGTGATGTCTTTGTCCAAGCCGATCGCCTACACCTGAGCGATCGCGCCGATATCAGTGCCAACACCGGCGGTCGTGGTGGCAACATCCGACTCAACACCGGAACCACCATCCTCCGGCGGGGTAGCAGCCTCCAAACCAACGCCGAGGGAGACTTCCCCGGAGGCAATATCATCATCGATACCGATGCCCTAGTCGCCCTAGAAAACAGCGACATCACCGCCAACGCCCTCAACGCCGCCGGGGGTCGCGTCATGATCAACAGTCAAGGCATTTTTGGCACGGAATTTCGGGACGAACTGACCCCCGAAAGCGATATCACCGCCACCTCCGAACTAGGGGCTGAGTTCAGTGGTTCCGTAGAACTCAATACCCCAGAGGTGGATACAACCACGGGACTGGTGGACCTCTCTGCCAATCCCCTCGATGTGGCGGCCCTGCTGGATACCGACCCCTGTCGCGGCGGGCGGGAGAGTGAATTCTATGTCACCGGACGGGGGGGACTTCCTCCCAATCCTGACGGGTCCCTGGCCACGGAAACCACCTGGGTGGATTGGCGTTCTCTGGACGATCGCCCCTCGAACAGGGCCCAAAGCCACCGGGAGGAGACAGCCCCCCTCGTGGAAGCCCAAGGCTGGCACGTCACTGGAGAGGGGGCGGTGGTTCTCTCGGCAGAGAGTCCCGACGGCTCAGCAACCCCTCCCCAGGAAACTCCGGCCCACTGTTCTCCTCTAACTTCAACCCCCTGA
- a CDS encoding CHAT domain-containing protein, with protein MAHRTCVPLVLLSFCLGLAPAQGVVPALDGSERMARDSQPVTASTSGQRFLQEGQQFYQGQRYQEAVEAWQQAAREFDRQGNPPQQALALSYLSLGYQQLGELRLAHQVDESIQELLRANPITSLARLAQILNIRGHLYLASGQPQRAFDIWQEASHNYQQAEDTEGAIASQINEAQALQALGLYARSRRRLETVASTLEDHPDSLIKALGFQSLGNTFLAIGQLQEARDVLERSLQIAEPLGDDSTLASIYVSLGNTISSLVQRARNTQDFDSLAQERQAGLQAYERAASLASSPILRLEAQLNQLTLLADNDRPSEPDSLTPPDPQEIARLQTAIAQQLSQLPPSRRSIYAQVRFARHLISSGNNRREVGEVLATAVQQAREIGDRRAESHALGNLGNLYETNQQWQIAETLTREAVVLAQSIDAGDIAYRWHWQLGRLLNAQGQTEAAQDAYQIALTTLQSIRSDLVAMNPEVQYDFRETVEPVYREYVDLLLSDPNPSQTNLQKAREAIEDLQLAELDNFFRDACLDTTPVSVEEIDPNAAVLYSIILPDRLTTILSLPGEPLQFYETAVAQGEINEKLRQFRQKVGRSTAVLPELLNQSQQLYDWLIRPLEAALQGSDVETLTFILDGGLRNIPIAALHDGEHYLIERYPVALTPGMQLLETGGRSRDRLTALAAGLSEARHGFSALIHVPGELQKIADQVNPSRQLLNTGFTRNSLAEEIRNFPSPIIHIATHGQFSSQAENTFILAYDTPVNVRELETLLRQRGENGESEILELLVLSACETATGDDRATLGLAGVAVRAGARSTLATLWQVDDAATSLFMSVFYEHLGIPGTTKAEALRQAQLSLLAYDDYLLPYYWSAYILVGNWM; from the coding sequence ATGGCCCATCGCACTTGTGTTCCCCTAGTTCTCTTGAGTTTCTGTCTAGGACTGGCTCCCGCCCAAGGCGTGGTTCCCGCTCTCGATGGATCTGAGAGGATGGCCCGGGACAGCCAACCCGTCACGGCCTCAACCTCAGGTCAAAGATTCTTGCAAGAGGGACAACAGTTCTATCAGGGGCAACGGTATCAGGAAGCGGTGGAGGCTTGGCAACAGGCGGCCCGTGAGTTCGATCGCCAAGGAAACCCGCCCCAACAAGCTCTGGCCCTGAGTTATCTCAGCCTAGGATATCAACAGCTTGGTGAGTTGAGATTAGCCCATCAAGTTGATGAAAGCATCCAGGAACTGCTCAGGGCCAACCCCATCACGAGCCTGGCCCGCTTAGCTCAGATTCTCAACATTCGCGGTCATCTCTATTTAGCCTCAGGACAGCCACAACGGGCCTTTGACATTTGGCAGGAGGCCAGCCACAACTATCAACAAGCCGAGGATACTGAGGGGGCGATCGCCAGTCAAATCAACGAAGCCCAAGCCCTACAAGCCCTGGGACTCTACGCCCGCTCTCGCCGTCGCCTAGAAACCGTCGCCAGCACCCTCGAAGACCACCCCGATTCCCTCATCAAAGCCCTGGGGTTTCAGAGTTTGGGCAATACGTTCCTGGCTATTGGTCAATTACAAGAAGCCCGGGATGTGTTAGAACGGAGTCTTCAGATTGCCGAACCCCTCGGGGATGACTCGACCCTGGCCTCCATCTATGTCAGTTTAGGCAATACCATCAGTAGTCTGGTGCAACGGGCCCGGAACACCCAGGACTTCGACAGCTTGGCTCAGGAACGACAGGCCGGTTTGCAAGCCTATGAACGGGCCGCCAGTCTGGCCTCCAGTCCCATCCTCCGGTTAGAAGCCCAGTTAAATCAACTCACCCTCTTAGCGGATAACGATCGCCCCTCAGAACCCGACTCGCTCACACCCCCAGACCCCCAGGAGATAGCCAGACTACAAACGGCGATCGCCCAGCAACTCAGCCAACTTCCCCCCAGTCGCCGCAGCATCTACGCCCAGGTTCGCTTTGCCCGCCATCTCATCTCCAGCGGCAACAACCGCCGTGAGGTGGGGGAGGTTCTGGCTACTGCTGTCCAACAGGCCCGCGAGATTGGCGATCGCCGTGCCGAATCCCATGCCCTGGGGAACTTAGGCAATCTCTATGAAACCAACCAACAGTGGCAGATAGCCGAAACCCTAACCCGTGAGGCAGTGGTTTTAGCCCAGTCCATCGATGCCGGAGATATCGCCTATCGTTGGCATTGGCAGCTGGGACGACTACTCAACGCCCAGGGACAAACCGAAGCCGCCCAGGATGCCTACCAGATTGCCCTAACTACCTTGCAATCCATCCGCAGCGACTTAGTCGCCATGAACCCCGAAGTTCAATATGACTTCCGAGAAACCGTCGAACCCGTCTATCGGGAATATGTCGATTTACTGCTGTCAGACCCCAATCCCAGTCAGACGAATTTACAAAAAGCCCGAGAGGCGATCGAAGATTTACAACTCGCTGAACTAGACAACTTTTTCCGGGATGCCTGTTTAGATACAACCCCCGTTTCTGTTGAGGAGATTGACCCCAATGCAGCAGTTCTCTACTCGATTATTCTACCCGACCGTCTAACAACAATTCTCTCCCTTCCTGGGGAACCCCTACAATTTTATGAAACTGCTGTTGCCCAAGGGGAAATCAACGAAAAATTACGTCAATTTCGTCAAAAGGTCGGTCGTTCAACCGCTGTGTTGCCCGAATTGCTTAACCAATCGCAACAACTCTACGATTGGCTAATCCGCCCCCTAGAGGCGGCGTTGCAGGGTAGCGACGTGGAAACCCTCACCTTTATCCTGGATGGTGGACTGCGAAACATCCCCATCGCCGCTCTGCATGATGGAGAACACTATCTCATTGAACGCTACCCCGTCGCCCTAACACCGGGAATGCAGCTTTTGGAAACCGGAGGGCGATCGCGCGATCGCCTCACCGCCTTAGCCGCCGGCTTATCCGAAGCCCGACATGGGTTTTCAGCTCTCATCCATGTCCCTGGAGAATTACAAAAGATCGCCGATCAAGTCAACCCCAGTCGCCAGTTGCTCAACACCGGCTTCACCCGCAACTCTTTGGCTGAGGAAATCCGTAACTTTCCCTCCCCCATCATCCACATTGCCACCCATGGACAATTTAGTTCTCAGGCAGAAAATACGTTTATTCTCGCCTACGATACCCCGGTTAATGTGCGAGAGTTAGAAACCCTACTACGCCAGCGAGGAGAAAATGGAGAATCAGAAATTCTAGAACTTTTAGTCCTGAGTGCCTGTGAAACGGCAACCGGCGACGATCGCGCCACCCTGGGTTTAGCCGGGGTAGCCGTACGAGCGGGGGCCCGCAGTACTCTCGCCACTCTTTGGCAAGTTGACGATGCCGCAACGTCCTTGTTTATGTCAGTTTTTTATGAGCATTTAGGCATTCCGGGGACGACTAAAGCGGAAGCATTGCGACAGGCTCAGCTAAGTTTGTTAGCCTATGATGATTATTTACTTCCCTATTATTGGTCAGCGTATATATTAGTTGGCAACTGGATGTAA